The proteins below are encoded in one region of Populus alba chromosome 2, ASM523922v2, whole genome shotgun sequence:
- the LOC118046867 gene encoding cytochrome c oxidase subunit 5C has translation MAGGRVAHVTLKGPSVVKEICIGIALGLAAGSLWKMHHWNEQRKVRSFYDLLEKGEIGVVVEE, from the coding sequence ATGGCCGGCGGTAGGGTTGCTCATGTGACCTTAAAAGGACCAAGTGTTGTCAAGGAGATTTGTATTGGGATTGCACTTGGCTTGGCTGCTGGTAGTCTTTGGAAAATGCATCACTGGAACGAGCAGAGGAAAGTGAGATCATTTTATGACTTGCTGGAAAAAGGTGAGATCGGTGTTGTTGTGGAAGAATAA